In Armatimonadota bacterium, a single genomic region encodes these proteins:
- a CDS encoding ankyrin repeat domain-containing protein, with product MLSMRPGLIQPIVGAILLIAVLAVYLCRFGSPRRWLVVALGVCLLDQATKALVMRHGWHYPTPSFFGGWLRIAYMKNMGLGFGGSSPSLLATTVGLVAALAVLYPRLVRRRYRVSVLTECGCALLGGGLLAILLDRVRLGYSVDFLEFGKSGDFAYNVADLAVFGAMALLAAGVLQFLWAARPRRLGLHDCVECGDGTALRAPPAGAQGRRQRGWMLLMLGGTAVLLATFWYLGRDEGARMPPLHRAASRGDAAAVARLLAKGADINAADKRGWSPLAYAACKSPEAVKLLLARGADANHRDKFGCTPLDWAVFKKDPQCLALLLAHGARMQSTAGGPSGLLLSAVTSRSPRTVALLLAHGADANATNGRGISAALRAAAVGARSEILELLLTAGADANAADRSGRTALHYAAECGNAASVRALLAAGAKVNTKDKDGATPLALAGAWCGPLARDASGHGASASETLSALVAAGADVSARSRDGWTALLRASVRRDAESVKLLIAAGADVNAGGLRGWTALHYASAKGDAETAKALLAAGADADAQNDDGMTPFHFARDRSVAALLRQHGARA from the coding sequence ATGCTATCCATGAGACCGGGGCTGATCCAACCCATCGTGGGCGCGATCTTGCTGATCGCGGTGCTGGCGGTGTACCTTTGCCGCTTCGGTTCGCCCCGGCGCTGGCTGGTGGTGGCCCTCGGCGTGTGCCTGCTCGACCAGGCGACGAAGGCGCTGGTGATGCGCCATGGGTGGCATTACCCGACCCCGTCGTTCTTCGGCGGATGGCTGCGCATCGCCTACATGAAGAATATGGGGCTGGGATTCGGCGGGTCCTCGCCGTCTCTGCTGGCGACAACGGTGGGACTGGTGGCGGCGCTGGCGGTGCTCTACCCGCGGCTGGTGCGTCGGCGGTATCGCGTGTCGGTGCTGACGGAGTGCGGGTGCGCATTGCTGGGGGGTGGTCTGCTGGCGATCCTGCTTGACCGCGTCCGCCTCGGCTACAGCGTGGACTTCCTCGAGTTCGGCAAGTCCGGAGACTTCGCGTACAACGTCGCCGACCTGGCGGTATTCGGGGCAATGGCGCTGCTGGCGGCGGGGGTGCTGCAATTCCTGTGGGCGGCGCGGCCGCGACGACTTGGGCTGCACGATTGCGTGGAATGCGGTGACGGCACCGCTTTGCGCGCGCCGCCCGCTGGCGCCCAGGGCAGGCGCCAGCGTGGGTGGATGCTGCTCATGCTGGGCGGGACCGCGGTGTTGCTGGCGACCTTCTGGTATCTCGGGCGCGACGAAGGGGCGCGGATGCCGCCGCTGCACCGGGCGGCTTCGCGTGGGGACGCGGCCGCCGTCGCGCGCCTGCTGGCCAAAGGCGCGGACATCAACGCGGCCGATAAGCGAGGCTGGTCGCCCCTCGCGTATGCCGCCTGCAAGTCCCCCGAGGCCGTCAAGCTGCTATTGGCGCGCGGGGCTGATGCGAACCACCGCGACAAGTTCGGCTGCACGCCCCTAGACTGGGCTGTCTTCAAGAAGGATCCCCAGTGCCTGGCGCTCTTGCTCGCCCACGGGGCAAGGATGCAGTCCACGGCGGGCGGACCGTCCGGGCTCCTGCTCAGCGCAGTTACTTCGCGCAGTCCCCGCACCGTGGCTTTGCTCTTGGCGCACGGCGCGGACGCGAACGCGACTAACGGCCGCGGCATATCCGCCGCACTCCGAGCCGCGGCGGTGGGCGCCCGCAGTGAGATCCTTGAGTTGCTGCTAACCGCGGGGGCCGACGCTAACGCCGCAGACCGAAGCGGTCGCACCGCCCTGCACTACGCCGCCGAGTGCGGCAATGCCGCGTCAGTGAGGGCACTTCTAGCGGCGGGCGCCAAGGTGAACACCAAGGACAAGGACGGCGCGACGCCGCTGGCCCTTGCCGGCGCATGGTGCGGCCCCTTGGCGAGAGACGCATCCGGTCATGGCGCCAGTGCCAGTGAAACCTTGTCCGCGTTGGTGGCGGCTGGCGCCGATGTCAGCGCCAGGTCCCGAGACGGCTGGACGGCGCTGCTGCGGGCCAGCGTGCGGCGCGACGCCGAAAGCGTGAAGCTCCTGATCGCGGCGGGAGCGGATGTCAACGCCGGTGGGCTCCGCGGTTGGACGGCTCTGCACTACGCGTCTGCCAAAGGTGATGCGGAAACGGCGAAAGCGCTGCTGGCCGCCGGCGCCGATGCCGACGCGCAAAACGATGACGGCATGACCCCGTTTCACTTCGCCAGGGACAGAAGCGTCGCGGCGCTCTTGCGTCAGCACGGCGCGCGAGCGTAG
- a CDS encoding bifunctional nuclease domain-containing protein, whose product MAATDASLIRACLAGEIEAFGELVERYRNAVYGLCYARVGDFEQARDLAQDSFVSAYRALGQLREPERFPAWLRTIADNICKAALRRRQSPEESLEEKALPAAGDVAEEVSVRLAVQAALRSLPEDNRLVVSLFYVNGYTCDEIGEFLSVPASTVKGRLRAGRARLRRRLAPLVPELFREKALPPEFGGEVMQRIGKVELRRQHSAPVVVLSTEAGLELPIWIGETEATALWLELGEKTTPRPMTYDVFLEALSAFGVSVERVEVAEIRDTTYIASVALRRGGETKTLDARPSDAINIALRAKAPIFVSDSLASIVDGHPAMTAGMAEFQPKEAGPVVICTGHVLTRGSSWVAEGCEPILRVVRVILGAAVREQADLISIRPDRKRADAVSVHFRIGRERKERMSIPVYVLAPLRECLAEMAGVELRPGARRQTGTIHAVIEEQGRDFRVTFSPTAITIKPMPAAP is encoded by the coding sequence TTGGCGGCCACCGACGCGAGCCTGATAAGAGCGTGCCTCGCCGGCGAGATCGAAGCATTCGGCGAACTCGTTGAGCGCTATCGCAACGCGGTCTACGGGCTGTGCTACGCGCGGGTGGGGGATTTCGAACAGGCGCGTGACCTGGCGCAGGACAGCTTCGTGTCGGCATACCGGGCGTTGGGCCAACTGCGGGAGCCGGAGCGCTTTCCTGCGTGGCTGCGGACGATCGCCGATAACATCTGTAAGGCCGCGCTGCGGCGCCGGCAATCGCCCGAAGAATCATTGGAGGAGAAGGCGCTGCCCGCTGCGGGCGATGTCGCGGAAGAGGTAAGCGTTCGCCTCGCCGTGCAGGCGGCGCTGCGATCCCTGCCTGAGGACAACCGCCTGGTCGTTTCGCTGTTCTATGTGAACGGCTACACCTGCGACGAAATCGGAGAGTTCCTGTCGGTACCCGCCAGCACGGTCAAGGGCCGGTTGCGCGCGGGTAGAGCCAGGCTGCGGCGGCGCCTCGCGCCGCTGGTGCCAGAGCTGTTCCGGGAGAAAGCGCTGCCGCCGGAATTCGGAGGTGAAGTGATGCAACGGATTGGCAAGGTCGAGCTGCGACGGCAGCACTCCGCACCCGTTGTCGTGCTGAGTACTGAGGCGGGACTAGAGCTTCCCATCTGGATTGGCGAGACTGAAGCCACGGCGCTGTGGCTCGAGCTGGGCGAGAAAACGACGCCCCGCCCCATGACCTACGACGTCTTCCTCGAGGCGCTTTCGGCTTTCGGTGTCAGCGTGGAGCGCGTCGAAGTCGCGGAGATCCGCGACACCACGTACATCGCGAGCGTCGCATTGAGGCGGGGCGGCGAGACGAAGACTCTGGACGCACGTCCCAGCGATGCCATCAACATCGCTCTGCGGGCCAAGGCGCCTATCTTCGTCAGCGATTCGCTCGCCAGCATCGTAGACGGACATCCGGCGATGACCGCGGGAATGGCAGAGTTCCAGCCGAAAGAGGCCGGGCCTGTTGTGATATGTACCGGGCATGTCTTGACGCGAGGTTCGTCGTGGGTAGCAGAGGGGTGCGAGCCCATCCTCCGAGTCGTACGCGTCATCCTCGGCGCGGCCGTGCGTGAGCAAGCAGACCTGATTTCCATTCGCCCCGACCGGAAGCGCGCGGACGCGGTGTCGGTTCATTTCCGAATAGGTAGGGAACGTAAGGAGCGCATGAGCATCCCGGTTTATGTGCTTGCGCCCCTGCGCGAATGCCTGGCCGAGATGGCGGGCGTGGAGCTCAGGCCCGGCGCGCGGCGCCAGACTGGCACCATCCACGCCGTCATCGAAGAGCAGGGCCGTGACTTTCGGGTGACCTTCAGCCCCACCGCCATCACCATCAAGCCGATGCCCGCAGCACCGTGA
- a CDS encoding thymidine phosphorylase, which yields MRRQPAPHPYDLRAVDVIARKRDGLPLEPEELDWFISAYVAGAVAEEEMAAFLMAVYLRGMDADETAALTMAMAATGKPVDLSSLAGVKVDKHSTGGVGDKTTLVVAPLVAAAGASVTKMSGRALGHTGGTIDKLESIPGLSCEMTAARFVRQVRRIGLAVAAQSADMCPADQRMYALRNRIGAVASQPLIAASIMSKKLTAGADAIVLDVKCGGGAFTKDLRSARRLAQTMVEIGARAGRPTAALVSDMSQPLGCAVGEALEVGEALAVLRGEGPPDVRELSLALGGRMLVLALVATDEADARRRLESALAGGTAAAKLREMIEAQGGDHRVVDDPALLPRAERKVTVRAPAGGVVRAIDARAVGEMAQELVRDGGPGGGVVLLRKRGDRVRKGEALATACGGDDATLLAKALADAFAIGVRAPRRRPLVREAVGGDCPYVDCTRPEGDSPHSGTVPAMMPR from the coding sequence ATGCGCCGTCAACCCGCTCCCCATCCGTACGACCTGCGCGCGGTGGACGTCATCGCCCGCAAACGCGACGGGCTGCCCCTTGAACCCGAGGAGCTGGACTGGTTCATCAGCGCCTATGTCGCCGGCGCCGTCGCCGAGGAGGAGATGGCGGCCTTCCTGATGGCCGTCTATCTGCGCGGCATGGATGCAGACGAGACCGCCGCGCTGACCATGGCCATGGCCGCCACCGGGAAGCCGGTTGACCTCTCATCCCTCGCCGGGGTCAAGGTGGACAAGCACTCTACCGGCGGGGTGGGCGACAAGACGACGCTGGTGGTCGCGCCCCTGGTGGCGGCGGCGGGGGCGTCGGTAACGAAGATGTCGGGGCGCGCGCTCGGCCATACCGGCGGCACCATTGACAAGCTCGAATCCATCCCTGGCCTGAGCTGCGAGATGACGGCGGCGCGCTTCGTACGCCAGGTGCGGCGCATCGGCCTCGCCGTCGCCGCCCAGTCCGCTGACATGTGCCCGGCCGACCAGCGCATGTATGCCTTGCGCAACCGCATCGGCGCGGTCGCCAGCCAGCCCCTCATCGCCGCCTCCATCATGAGCAAGAAGCTCACCGCCGGCGCCGACGCCATCGTCCTCGATGTCAAGTGCGGCGGCGGCGCATTCACGAAGGACCTGCGCTCGGCGCGGCGGCTGGCGCAGACGATGGTGGAGATTGGCGCGCGCGCGGGGCGACCGACCGCCGCCCTCGTCAGCGACATGAGTCAGCCGCTGGGGTGCGCGGTCGGCGAAGCGCTGGAGGTGGGGGAGGCGCTCGCGGTGCTGCGGGGCGAGGGGCCGCCGGATGTGCGGGAGCTGAGCCTGGCGCTGGGGGGGCGGATGCTGGTGCTGGCGCTGGTCGCGACGGATGAAGCAGACGCGCGGCGGCGGCTGGAGTCCGCCCTCGCCGGCGGCACCGCCGCGGCCAAGCTGCGGGAAATGATCGAGGCGCAGGGCGGAGACCACCGTGTGGTTGACGATCCGGCCTTGCTGCCCCGGGCGGAGCGGAAGGTGACAGTGCGCGCGCCTGCCGGCGGCGTGGTGCGCGCGATTGACGCGCGGGCGGTGGGCGAGATGGCCCAGGAGCTGGTGCGCGACGGCGGGCCGGGCGGGGGAGTGGTGCTGCTGAGGAAGCGGGGTGACCGCGTGCGCAAGGGTGAGGCCTTGGCGACCGCTTGCGGCGGCGACGACGCGACGCTACTGGCGAAGGCGCTCGCGGACGCCTTCGCCATCGGCGTGCGCGCCCCACGGCGTCGGCCGTTGGTGCGAGAGGCAGTCGGCGGGGACTGTCCCTACGTGGACTGTACCCGCCCGGAAGGGGACAGTCCCCATTCGGGGACAGTCCCTGCGATGATGCCGCGATGA
- a CDS encoding uroporphyrinogen decarboxylase family protein, with amino-acid sequence MFDPGKYSDRMANSQRRIDITSRFEEPDRVPIRISAGGSYWCRLFGHDIAQYYRDVALQIEVQLKGLEWAFEELRDDRTGCALFTDLGPVGEGLLWGCDLERPAGTSPWIVPCVHTLEDIERLPIPDPAEAPGIRWALAQHARMQELARARGLALDVSGGVGIHPPLSAACALAPADRVYEWMYTEPEHIRLFFDKLLEAFFRLNEFSSRHFGVREQRAIGLADDNSAFISDEMYRQMVLPYNQAIYDRYGKDERRLHADGPNDHHFETYAEVLKLTHMDIGGFSDIAAAKRALAGKVVMSGGLNCKDLYGDFEAARPIIERAVRIGAPGGGYIFAIGGETYPGVRPDTLVRAVEHVEEIGRYPITI; translated from the coding sequence GTGTTTGATCCTGGGAAATACAGCGACCGCATGGCCAACAGCCAGCGGCGGATTGATATCACCTCGCGCTTCGAGGAGCCCGACCGCGTACCCATCCGCATCAGCGCGGGCGGCAGCTACTGGTGCCGGCTGTTCGGCCACGACATAGCGCAATACTACCGGGATGTCGCGCTGCAGATCGAGGTGCAGCTCAAGGGACTGGAATGGGCGTTCGAGGAGCTGCGCGACGATCGCACCGGCTGCGCGTTGTTCACCGATCTCGGGCCTGTTGGCGAGGGCCTGCTGTGGGGGTGCGACCTCGAGCGCCCGGCCGGGACCTCGCCGTGGATCGTGCCCTGCGTGCACACCCTCGAGGACATTGAGCGCCTGCCGATTCCGGACCCCGCCGAGGCCCCAGGCATCCGCTGGGCGTTGGCGCAGCACGCGCGCATGCAGGAGCTCGCCCGTGCGCGCGGCCTCGCCCTCGACGTCAGCGGCGGCGTGGGGATCCACCCGCCCCTGTCGGCGGCCTGCGCCCTGGCGCCCGCGGACCGAGTGTACGAATGGATGTACACCGAGCCCGAGCACATCCGTCTGTTTTTCGACAAGTTGCTCGAGGCCTTCTTCCGGCTGAACGAGTTCAGCAGCCGCCATTTCGGCGTCCGCGAGCAGCGCGCCATCGGCCTCGCCGACGACAACTCGGCGTTCATCTCGGACGAGATGTACCGGCAGATGGTGCTGCCCTACAACCAGGCGATCTACGACCGCTACGGCAAAGACGAACGCCGGCTGCATGCTGACGGGCCCAACGACCATCACTTCGAGACCTATGCGGAGGTGCTGAAGCTGACGCACATGGACATCGGCGGGTTCAGCGACATCGCCGCCGCCAAGCGGGCGCTGGCGGGCAAGGTCGTCATGTCGGGCGGGCTCAACTGCAAGGACCTCTACGGTGATTTCGAAGCGGCGCGGCCTATCATCGAGCGGGCGGTGCGCATCGGCGCCCCGGGCGGGGGGTACATCTTCGCCATCGGCGGCGAGACTTACCCCGGGGTGAGGCCGGATACGCTTGTTCGCGCCGTCGAGCACGTCGAGGAGATCGGGCGCTACCCGATCACGATCTGA
- a CDS encoding CooT family nickel-binding protein, with protein sequence MCESKVFLEQAGERRLVLEDVASVVGQGDEWLLTSIFGEKKTVRGALVEMRLLDHEIVFRAD encoded by the coding sequence ATGTGTGAATCGAAGGTCTTCCTGGAACAGGCGGGCGAGCGGCGGCTGGTGCTGGAGGATGTCGCCTCGGTCGTCGGGCAGGGCGACGAGTGGCTACTGACCAGCATCTTCGGGGAGAAGAAAACCGTGCGCGGGGCGTTGGTGGAGATGCGCCTGCTCGACCACGAGATAGTCTTCCGCGCGGACTAG
- a CDS encoding HD domain-containing phosphohydrolase: MKESEILRIMIVDADSSSRALLGDIMRSAGYEVAEFGSAHESLQAMKQGAYDLVVADVRLPEMNAPDFLAALAASGVDVAAVMITEPELAIAGIECLRAGAVDCVARPFDREDLLLRIRRAVERHWLLEENQRYRQELETRLGQYAHDTRRLFLGAVESLASALEARDPHTRGHSARVADLAVAMALPLGLSDEQRERLRVAGQLHDIGKIGIPDGVLKKTGPLTRRERAQIQMHPIIAVGILSPVLADAETVAIIRHHHERVDGAGYPDGLAGAKMPLGARVLAAADAFDAMTSERPYRAAYTREHALDEMRRCAGLQLDTAVVSAFHVLLQRRENGKDQDPPPDASAGGKGPPSPELPGAPPNLEMS, translated from the coding sequence ATGAAGGAATCGGAAATCCTGCGAATCATGATCGTTGATGCGGACAGTTCCAGCCGAGCTCTGCTGGGTGATATCATGCGATCCGCCGGCTACGAGGTGGCGGAGTTCGGCAGCGCGCACGAGTCGCTGCAAGCGATGAAGCAGGGCGCGTACGACCTGGTCGTCGCTGACGTGCGCCTGCCGGAGATGAACGCCCCCGACTTCCTCGCCGCCCTCGCCGCGTCAGGAGTGGACGTGGCGGCGGTGATGATCACCGAGCCGGAGCTGGCCATCGCCGGTATCGAGTGCCTGCGGGCCGGCGCTGTGGACTGCGTCGCCCGGCCGTTCGACCGCGAGGACCTGCTGCTGCGGATCAGGCGGGCGGTGGAACGACACTGGCTGCTGGAGGAGAACCAAAGATACCGGCAGGAGCTGGAGACGCGGCTGGGCCAGTACGCTCATGACACCCGCCGGCTGTTCCTGGGTGCGGTCGAATCCCTCGCCTCGGCGCTGGAGGCCCGCGATCCCCACACGCGAGGTCACTCAGCCCGGGTGGCGGACCTGGCGGTCGCCATGGCGCTCCCGCTGGGCCTGTCAGATGAGCAGCGCGAGCGACTGCGGGTGGCCGGCCAGTTGCACGACATCGGCAAGATCGGCATCCCCGACGGCGTCCTCAAGAAGACCGGGCCCCTCACCCGCCGGGAGCGCGCGCAGATCCAGATGCATCCGATCATCGCGGTCGGCATCCTGTCCCCCGTGCTCGCCGACGCCGAAACCGTCGCCATCATCCGCCACCACCATGAACGAGTTGACGGCGCCGGCTATCCCGACGGCCTCGCCGGCGCCAAGATGCCCCTGGGAGCGCGCGTGCTCGCCGCCGCCGACGCCTTCGACGCCATGACCAGCGAGCGGCCTTACCGTGCGGCCTACACCCGGGAGCATGCCTTGGACGAGATGCGGCGCTGCGCCGGGCTTCAGCTCGACACCGCCGTCGTCAGCGCCTTCCATGTGCTGCTGCAGCGGCGGGAGAACGGCAAGGACCAGGATCCGCCCCCGGACGCAAGTGCGGGCGGCAAAGGGCCTCCCTCACCCGAGCTGCCCGGCGCCCCGCCCAACCTCGAGATGAGCTGA
- the tsaD gene encoding tRNA (adenosine(37)-N6)-threonylcarbamoyltransferase complex transferase subunit TsaD has protein sequence MNADERGSGSIPGHPRPEAILILGIETSCDETGVAVVEGGRHIRSNVVASSERFHRRFGGVVPEIASRKQVEVIGAVAQEALEQAGITWPQVAAVAVTHAPGLVGSLVVGVCFAKAVAFAHDLPLVAVHHIEAHIYAHFLTGTGTDFQRNQEPVPIFPFLALVVSGGHSDLVAVRGHGDFEVLGRTRDDAAGEAFDKGARLLGLGYPGGPAIDAAAREGDAGAVRFPRAPLPGTWDFSFSGVKSALARHLRETPEPQRRSIADLAASYQEAVVEPLVEKSLAAAQGLGFARLLVAGGVANNSRLRALMAKGASEAGVEVGFPPPELCTDNAAMVAAAGHFRYCRGDVAGLDLDAYASAHLEVGRGAGQLG, from the coding sequence ATGAACGCCGATGAACGCGGATCAGGGTCCATCCCCGGCCATCCGCGGCCGGAAGCAATACTGATCCTGGGCATCGAGACCAGCTGCGACGAGACCGGGGTGGCGGTGGTCGAGGGCGGCAGGCACATCCGCTCCAACGTCGTCGCCTCCTCCGAGCGCTTCCACCGCCGCTTCGGCGGGGTGGTGCCGGAGATCGCCTCGCGCAAGCAGGTCGAAGTCATCGGCGCAGTCGCGCAGGAGGCCCTCGAGCAGGCCGGGATCACGTGGCCGCAGGTGGCGGCGGTTGCGGTCACCCATGCTCCGGGCCTGGTGGGTTCGCTGGTGGTGGGGGTGTGCTTCGCCAAGGCGGTGGCCTTCGCCCACGACCTGCCACTGGTGGCGGTGCACCACATCGAGGCGCACATCTACGCGCATTTCCTAACGGGGACAGGCACCGATTTCCAGAGAAATCAGGAGCCAGTCCCTATTTTCCCTTTCCTTGCCCTGGTGGTGTCGGGCGGGCACAGCGACCTGGTGGCGGTGCGGGGGCACGGCGACTTCGAGGTGCTGGGGCGCACGCGCGATGACGCCGCGGGCGAGGCCTTCGACAAGGGGGCGCGGTTGCTCGGCCTGGGCTACCCGGGTGGTCCCGCCATTGATGCGGCGGCGCGCGAGGGCGATGCGGGGGCGGTGCGGTTCCCCCGAGCGCCGCTGCCGGGCACCTGGGACTTCAGCTTCAGCGGCGTCAAGAGCGCGCTCGCACGCCATCTGCGGGAGACGCCGGAGCCGCAGCGCCGGTCAATCGCGGACCTGGCGGCCAGCTACCAGGAGGCAGTGGTGGAGCCGCTGGTCGAGAAGAGCCTTGCCGCTGCACAAGGCCTGGGGTTCGCGCGCCTGCTGGTCGCCGGAGGAGTGGCGAACAACAGCCGCCTGCGGGCGCTGATGGCCAAAGGCGCGAGCGAGGCCGGGGTGGAGGTGGGCTTTCCCCCGCCCGAGTTGTGCACTGACAACGCGGCGATGGTCGCCGCCGCAGGGCATTTCCGATACTGTCGCGGCGACGTCGCGGGCCTCGACCTGGACGCCTATGCCTCAGCTCATCTCGAGGTTGGGCGGGGCGCCGGGCAGCTCGGGTGA
- a CDS encoding acetylxylan esterase → MIVCPGYLGWVQDVARQWTDRLLRQAEEADRVGRARRAALTTPEAVVTYQRWLRERFAALVPELPPGGEMRALGELRHGPYTISKLLIETFPGRWTPAAVWRHEAQETPAPGVLFCAGHYLSAWRDPEYQAVCMDLARHGLVVLAFDPAGQGGMAEYPEIPEGCVSEHMHVGVQCMLTGGYLARYFVGHTRRALDALCAQPEVQADRIGITGFSGGGTQTMQMMLADERLAAAAPGGYVHDLRTYMETGQTHDHEQIYVGLQGEGFNHADFLAGFAPRPCRVLAAAHDFFPIEATLETVEQARAAYRALGAEERLDVAIGRHEHRYSPELRQAAVRFFTRWLGGEERWRGELADPALDERDLAAWSPQAPGKTVFQLNGEYLERHRARPAGEAGELVELVQRVLGIEAAALDALIRPRPFIEGEWEGHPGTGWWFWSEPGICVVAVHYRPRASAPTSRRWLAVLPQGSDDCGRYRDDLLGLLAAGDEVVLIDVRGVGGVRSFPKTAVDGHGSRDNEYFAASSAFALGGSSVGARVFDVLRGCRFALQELQPARELCMIGCGLGALHAYLAAAVEPRVRRVVCRDMIPSWRAVVETRLYDYTNINDRHVVPGVLRHFDLPDLEPCFAGRELVIERPARVEVSAEEYARAKAAGFDDGRGHRWELKWPGPAGRHGGLQT, encoded by the coding sequence GTGATCGTGTGCCCCGGATACCTGGGTTGGGTGCAGGACGTGGCACGGCAGTGGACCGACAGGCTGCTGCGGCAAGCTGAGGAGGCGGACCGCGTAGGACGCGCCCGCCGCGCGGCTCTGACGACGCCCGAGGCGGTGGTCACTTACCAGCGGTGGCTGCGCGAGCGCTTCGCCGCCCTGGTCCCGGAGCTGCCACCGGGGGGCGAGATGCGCGCGCTCGGCGAGCTGCGCCATGGGCCATATACCATCAGCAAGCTGTTGATCGAGACCTTCCCCGGGCGCTGGACGCCGGCAGCGGTATGGCGACACGAAGCGCAGGAGACCCCCGCGCCCGGTGTCCTCTTCTGTGCCGGTCATTACCTGAGCGCATGGCGCGACCCTGAGTACCAGGCGGTGTGCATGGACCTCGCCCGCCACGGGCTGGTGGTGCTGGCGTTCGACCCCGCCGGCCAGGGGGGGATGGCGGAGTACCCGGAGATCCCCGAGGGCTGTGTCTCCGAGCACATGCACGTCGGGGTGCAATGCATGTTGACCGGGGGCTACCTCGCGCGCTACTTCGTGGGGCATACCCGGCGGGCGCTGGACGCCCTGTGCGCGCAGCCGGAGGTGCAGGCGGATCGCATCGGCATCACCGGCTTCAGCGGGGGCGGCACCCAGACCATGCAGATGATGCTGGCCGACGAGCGGCTGGCGGCCGCGGCGCCCGGCGGGTATGTCCACGATCTGCGGACCTACATGGAGACGGGGCAGACCCACGACCACGAGCAGATCTATGTCGGGCTCCAGGGGGAGGGCTTTAATCACGCCGACTTCCTGGCCGGCTTCGCGCCGCGGCCATGCCGGGTGCTGGCGGCGGCGCACGATTTCTTCCCCATCGAGGCGACGCTGGAGACGGTCGAGCAGGCGCGCGCGGCTTATCGCGCGCTAGGCGCAGAGGAGCGCCTCGACGTGGCCATCGGGCGCCACGAGCATCGCTACTCACCGGAGCTGCGGCAGGCCGCGGTACGGTTCTTCACCCGCTGGCTGGGGGGCGAGGAGCGCTGGCGGGGGGAACTCGCCGACCCGGCGCTGGACGAGCGGGACCTCGCAGCGTGGTCGCCGCAGGCCCCTGGGAAGACCGTCTTCCAACTGAATGGCGAATACCTGGAGCGCCATCGCGCCCGGCCTGCGGGGGAGGCGGGGGAACTGGTCGAACTCGTGCAGCGGGTGCTCGGCATCGAAGCCGCGGCGCTCGACGCGCTCATCCGGCCGCGGCCATTCATCGAGGGAGAGTGGGAGGGGCATCCCGGCACCGGATGGTGGTTCTGGTCCGAGCCCGGCATCTGCGTGGTGGCGGTGCACTATCGCCCCCGGGCCTCCGCCCCCACCTCGCGCCGGTGGCTGGCGGTGCTACCCCAGGGGTCGGATGACTGCGGACGCTATCGCGACGACCTGCTGGGGCTGCTGGCGGCGGGGGACGAGGTGGTGCTGATTGACGTGCGCGGCGTCGGCGGTGTGCGCTCTTTCCCCAAGACCGCGGTGGACGGCCATGGATCGCGCGATAACGAGTACTTCGCGGCCAGCAGCGCCTTCGCCCTGGGCGGGTCCTCGGTCGGCGCGCGGGTGTTCGATGTGCTGCGTGGTTGCCGGTTCGCTCTGCAAGAGCTGCAACCGGCGCGGGAGTTATGCATGATCGGGTGCGGGCTGGGGGCGCTGCACGCCTATCTCGCGGCCGCCGTCGAACCGCGCGTGCGCCGAGTGGTGTGCCGCGACATGATCCCGTCGTGGCGCGCGGTGGTGGAGACGCGCCTCTACGACTACACTAACATCAACGACCGCCATGTCGTGCCCGGCGTGCTGCGGCACTTCGACCTGCCCGACCTGGAGCCGTGCTTCGCAGGGCGGGAGCTGGTGATCGAGCGCCCGGCGCGCGTGGAGGTGAGCGCCGAGGAGTACGCGCGGGCCAAGGCCGCCGGCTTCGACGACGGCCGCGGCCACCGCTGGGAGCTGAAGTGGCCAGGCCCTGCGGGCCGCCACGGCGGTCTTCAGACCTAG